Genomic segment of Deltaproteobacteria bacterium:
GTGACCTTCAGGCGGAAGTAGAAAAACAGAGCCTCTTTTTTCCGCCGGATCCCTCCAGTGCGAAATTCTCGACTCTGGGTGGAAATGCCGCGGAGAACGCCGGCGGAAGCCGGGCCGTCAAGTACGGCGTAACCAGGGATTACGTCATGGCCCTCGAGGTCGTGATGCCCACGGGTGAGATCATCCATACCGGTTCGGCCGCCATGAAAAGCGTGACCGGGTACGACCTTACAAGGCTTCTCGTTGGATCCGAGGGTACGCTCGGCGTCATCACCAGGCTTCTTCTGAAGCTGATCCCCAAGCCCCAGGCGGTGGGGAGCATGCTTACCTCCTTCCCCGAGGTCCGGCAGGCCTGCATGGCCGTGACGAACATAATGACCAGCAGAATCGTGCCGTCCACCCTGGAGTTCATGGACCGGTCGGCCATCGACTGCGTCAAGGACTACCTCGATCTCGAAATCCCTTCCGAGGCGGCCGCTCTGCTGCTCATCGAGGTCGACGGACCCCCCGGCGTGGTGGAAGACCAGGTGGCGATCCTGGAAAATGTCTGCCGTGAGGCCGGGGCCATCCTGTTTCAAACCGCCTCGACGCCGGAGGAGAGGGAATCCCTGTGGAAGGCGCGAAGGTCCATTTCTCCGGCCATCATGAAGATCAGGCCCCTGAAGATCAATGAGGATGTCGCCGTTCCAAGGATGAAGATCCCCGACCTGATCCAGGGGGTCGAGGAGATCGCCGGAAAGCGGGATGTCAGGATCGTGAATTTCGGCCATGCCGGCGACGGCAATGTCCATGTCAACCTCCTCATCGATCCTGAGGACAAAGACGAGGTGGCCCGGGCCCATACCGCCCTGGAGGATCTGTTCAAACTTACCGTGAGTCTTGGAGGCAGCCTGACGGGCGAGCACGGAATCGGGATTGCCAAAGCCCCATTCATGTACCTCGAAGTCGATAAGGACACCATGGACGTCATGAGGCGGATTAAAAGGGCCCTGGACCCCAATAACATCCTCAATCCGCACAAGACCTTCGATTATGAGCCCGACATTGCCGACAGGGAGATCCGTGCTCCCGATGCATAGGGAAAATCGTACCGGCGTCACTTTCGACGCCGCCTCCAGCTGCGTCAAGTGCGGTACCTGCCAGGCCGTTTGCCC
This window contains:
- a CDS encoding FAD-binding protein, giving the protein MELKGLGSKTREKIRRIVGSDNCSDRPEDLYLYAFDAMNRRFLPEMVAHPADASQISSILKLANADGFPVVPRGAGTGLTGGSLPVAGGLILTTSRLNRIIGIDRENMTAWVESGVINGDLQAEVEKQSLFFPPDPSSAKFSTLGGNAAENAGGSRAVKYGVTRDYVMALEVVMPTGEIIHTGSAAMKSVTGYDLTRLLVGSEGTLGVITRLLLKLIPKPQAVGSMLTSFPEVRQACMAVTNIMTSRIVPSTLEFMDRSAIDCVKDYLDLEIPSEAAALLLIEVDGPPGVVEDQVAILENVCREAGAILFQTASTPEERESLWKARRSISPAIMKIRPLKINEDVAVPRMKIPDLIQGVEEIAGKRDVRIVNFGHAGDGNVHVNLLIDPEDKDEVARAHTALEDLFKLTVSLGGSLTGEHGIGIAKAPFMYLEVDKDTMDVMRRIKRALDPNNILNPHKTFDYEPDIADREIRAPDA